gatttgtgtgtttttaatattttcaatattttatctctcatatttttcttttgaaagagtttaaatgcatttttgtaTTTCAGTTCCTCCTGCTGTTGCTTCTAATTCATCTCACGTGCCAGACTGTCTTTATCCTCAAAGCAGTGGAGCATCTCCACACTCCTTGTGTCATTCCTCTTTGTTTCACGTGTCTGATCTCTGCCCCTGTTTTTTTATGCGTCGTTAGTCTTTACGCATTGTTTGGTTCTTTGGATCTCTGGATGGTTCATGGACTCTGTCGTTTTTCCTGCTCCTTATCTACATTTTTGTGCCTGACCTACCTCTGCTTTGTTTAGAAACACTTGGATTTTGAACCTCGCGCCGTGTCTGATCCCTGCATGTGAGACTGCTCTCGCTCTCTTtaactctgctcctcctacGTGTGCCTGTGGTGATTTATCAGGATTCATGAGCTGAATGACAGCGAATCTTGTTGAGCCttttttgtgaaagaaaatcATTTAGTCCTAATTGGTGACATTaggtttattaaataaaaataaataactacagtGAGTTGTTATATGGTGTTAATGACATATTAGTATAAAGTGCAATTAACTGCAGTGTTTTTATAAAATCAGTTACTGAGGCCATTTTTGAAACCTGTCAAATACAGACATGGTGCATTCATGGTTGTGTCATAAATTACATACACAGCAAGTAATAAAAGTGGTTTTCAAATGAATTATTCAGAAAGAAGGGGCCCACAGACAAATCGCTGTCTCAGAAACTCCATAAGTTAAACTTTGCACAGCTCAGAAAGAAAGTCGGTTGGCTTGTGGCTGTATATGAGCCCAGTCTAATCTCTAAACTCCTACGCTCATGCTCAACCCCATATCCCCTCAACTCATCTAAAATAAACCCTTTAGCTGTTCCAGGGAGATGTTGCATGCTTGAGGTCGTAGCCCTTTAATCTCAGAAGACTCTCCCACACTGTATCCGACCTGCTCTCATCACTGACgctttaaaaattgttttcatATCCCTTTATACCTTTATGCCTCTGTGTGCATGGCAGGGCTATAAGTGCACCACACTTAGAAAATGTGTTGTGCTTTTGTTGTTGGTCTGGTCTAttgattatttttcttcttacacATAAAAAACTTGGATTCACAGAAAAAGTTCATCTTAACCCAGTTAAGATCGCCTCAATGTAGATATTCTCATGTGTTGTTACTTCCTTGCTTTGCGTCCCTTGGGATGAAACTAAgtatattttaaacaaaaaagaataaatcGAACAGGGATTGGCTGTATGcttgttaaaaatattttaaggtaCACTGAGGAAAACTGAGAGTACTTTTATGGCACATAAACAAGTCGGGGTGAAATtaaatgtgtgcatgtttgaaaAAGCACTCACTGAATAGAAACACAGCATGATTCCTGTAttagttaaattaaaaataatggtagtcaagaaggagaaaaagatgATACATACTTGTAAACAGACCACTCACTAATTAATGGCATCAAAGCAACCAACGTTTTAAATAACTTCCACAGAGAAAGCTACACCGGGGAAGTGATCTACGCACATACAGTCagaagtctttgttttttagagCTTCAGCATTTTGTCTATAAAAAGGTGTAGTAATTACTGATGTGTGTGGTAGGAGCATGACATCAGTTATATTTCcaatcatttgttttgtttaattacCAGAATACAATATAATTTACTGCATCTGACACAAGCAGACGTGAAACATCTGGAGAAGCTGTGGAAAGTGCTACTCTACCTGTAACATCATTCAGCATGACCAGTTTGGTGGTGGGTCGGTGATGGTCTTTGGAGGGATATCCACAGACCTCTGCAGGCTAGGCAACGGCACCCTGATATCCATTAGGTATCAAGATTAAAACCTTGGACCCATAGTCAGATGCTACGCCTGTGCAGTAGGTCTTGATTCCTGGTGCATGACAATGCCCGGCCTCATGTGGTTAGAGTACACAGGCAGTTCCTGGAGGATGGAGGAACTGATACCATTGACTGGCCCCAACACTTGACCTAAATTCTATATGACATCTCTGGGACATCATGTCTCAGTCCATAAGACGCCACCAGGTTGCACCTCAATCTCTCAAAAATGTGGTTCAGTGATGTCCAGCTCCAAAACGGGGAGGCAATCACCCAGGACACCATCCGTCATCTCATTATGAGCGGCCCCTGATGTTGTCAGGCATGTTGGAATCATACAAACTACTGAGTTGCTGCAATAAAATCAGTAAAATGTACAAGCCTGCaacatttttttactttgattttcAGGGTTTCTTTGAATTCAAACCTCTGTAGGTTTATAATTTCCATTTCCATCAAACGATGTGGAATCCTCTCATTCCTAGCACGTTAGTCAATCAGCATATCAGTATAGATTTTTTCCCACTGAgtgttctatatatatatatatatatatatatatacatatatatatatattcattcaataaaaatattatttttttatacagGATGGGGGGTGAAAAGGGTCACACATTAAAAAGATTTCGTTGTTAATTTTTCAGCCTCAGACCGCCGTGCAGCTTCATGTCCATGCAATTAAGTCCAGTTGATATTTGCAGTACAAAGTGACCTTCTCTACAAAGAGCTGAGAAGATCTGAAATCCCACATCCGACTCTGATTTTCATGCACTTTCACAGCAGTGGAATTCAAAGGTGGGCTTTCAGAAAGCTTATACTGTAATTTACATACTGGCTGTGGACAACGCCTTGACACTGGTGGTAATAGTTCAGCACCCTACAATATTACTTCAATATTCTGTTAAGATGTCGCAAGCATAATCCCATCTTGGACTTTTATGCACCTTCAAATTTAATAATATCTTAATAAATCTGTCAGTTGTTTGCCCATCCAGACAGTTTCAGGTGTTGGGGATTCGAGTTAGTGGATGCTGAATCTCTAAAGCTGCTTTGTTTTACCTCTGTTTCCTTTACAGTGTGTGCTGCCTGCTTCACTCAGTCTGTAAGGATCAAGTTGATTACTAACTGTACTTCCTCCAGTGGCCACTTGAAGTTGGCTATATGAATCAGCAGACTCCAAAATAAAAATCCCAACTTTACAGCATTTAAAAGAATATTTACAGTTGATTAATGAAAACTATTTTGGGCTCCGTGCTTTTTCCATAGTAACTGTGGAGGGTtaagtttttaaaagttatccaTGTGGATACTGTGTATGCTGTGGCTTGCATTCACTAATTGGAGTCACTGAACTGAACTTCTCCACCAAGTTTGTGCCGTTGTTGCATTTTTCACCCTTTTTTTAATAGCCTGTCTTAGAAGTGTGTGCTTAAGTATTGATGTgtgaaattctagtatttttATTAGGTTGTTATTTAGCACTAATTACCACATATGTGTATCGCCGTCTAACACTGCAGCTTACAATAGCTAACTTTTAACATAGCGGCCTATCCTGTCATCCAAACATGGTCGCTTCACAAAATTAACACAGTGATAGTCAAAAAAGCAAACTTTAAGGCGTCACAAACCAGTGGgccactttatttatttttgcatccatcatttatatacagtctatggttcaTTTCCAGTATTCAGTTTTTGGTGGATATAGTTGTCTTCATGTTCACCCAGAAAGCTGAGCTCACCGTCTGGGACAAGGCAATGTGAACTGCTTTTGAATTAATATACTGTAGCTGTGCAATTTTGGAATCTGACTATCATAGTTGACAGTTTGGCTGTCCACACTGATTtccatgcatttaaaaaaaaaaaaaaaacgttaatATATATCTATGGTGTATGGAACTAACTCATTTTATAATCTAAAACATGCAAGTTTAACATATatgccaaaaaaacccaacacaacaacaacaacaacaacacacttttCCACAGCACTTTTCTAGTCAATTTGAGCATGCAAAGCGCTTTCTTACTACAAGCTTCATTAACACAAGTGCTTTATTCTGTGTCTAACCACTTtacctaacattcacactcactccaatggatgcatcagggaaaacttggggttcagtatcttccCCAAGGGCACTTTGGCATACACACTAGGGAGCCAGGAGAAGTCTGGTGCAAAATAAAGGCTACTTTTAAGTATAAATATATTAATTTTTTCccaaaaattacaaaatgaagAACTGAAATAACAGATCACAGAGCTGCTTCTTTGCCAATAAACAGAGATTTACTTTTTAGTTCTCTGGGACTTCACTGAAATACTTTTACAGAAATATATGTTCATATTCTCTTGATCTCATCTGATGGGTATCCCTCTGCTGAACAAAGAGGAGGGCATATGCCGCAAGCAATCAAAACCACTAATACCATCAGAGCTTACATTACTGAATACATAACAGAGCcaagcagacagacacacacatacacacacaccagagAGGCAGAGTGTAATTATTCAGCACCTCACCAACAGTCAACATGCTGTCAAACTagagagattaaaaataaataaatgctgtaAACAGTTGCACAGCAGAGGCAAAAAATAATTCCACTCTCCATTAGTATGATGGCAAGTATTTAAGAGCAGTTTCAAGGTTATATCGTTACCTGAAGGTAAGGGCTCTCTCAAAGTCATGATGTGTCTTTTCAAAGTGTGAGACACTACTCCAGCATTTCTTAGGTTTATGATCAAAGAATATTAATCTAATAAAAAAGGCTGCAGTGTCACAGAATCACTTACATGCTCTAGCTTGACCAGCTGtaacattaaaatgtttgtgAACACTGATAAATTGTCTGTCTGTATTTATTCTGTTTGCACTCAGGATTGTTGTAACTTCACtaaattttgcttttttaaattccCTGGTTATGCACTTGGAAGCTAGAATTTTGCAATATCCCTTTTGCCTTTGGCTGACCTTTTGTCAGTGCTACAGCAGTGATGTGGATACTCATGTGTATTTCTGCATAAGAAACATTCGCTGCACATcaataagaggaaaaaaatctctTAGAAATAATATatagtttttttgtattttaactgcttttttgtAACTCAGTTTGTCAAATGACTAGTTAAATCTACCTGGATCTgtgttaaaaaacaataatgaaatgtatccaaccatgcaaactgaaagattatttttttaattaataaattagtTTGTTTGAGACTTTCTATTGTGTGTAATGTAGGTTTTTATTCCCcgctttatttatgtatttatttttttacatttgtattattatttttttacatttcttacaTTGTTTATTGcgtatttattaaatttaactaaAAGCAAATCGTAAAGGACCGTTTTAGTTTTAAATTGTTGGTATTTTTATTCACATACGGTAACAAAACCCTTCAATTTATTACAATTTCTTTTAGtctttatttttccttctttgggGTTTCACTGTTACCATAGTAACTGGTAGTAACGCATTGGTCCGTCCAGAAAATCAGTTCGGCTCTTGGTCCGTTTCTAAAACCATCCGTAGTGAAACAAATAGGTGTTCTTCGGTTGCAATAGTTTGACTGCAGGGAAAGGAGATTGGCTAATTGTAAAAGTGGGGTATGGATAAAGTTTGAAAATCAAGATTACCTGATAAATACTTGATAACGAGTTTTACTCATCGACGTTATATCAGCCTGGCATTGTGTAAGCAGAAGAAAAGTGACTGATGCCGTGCCGACTGTAGCGACAAATTAATGTTCACAGGTTCGACGAGGTGGAAACTTGGCTCAAGCTAACTAGAACAACCTGTATTGGTGTGGTTTAACAGCATGGACCCATTTGTAAAATTCACAAGTCAGAGTCAGGGAAGGGACCGCATATTCAGGTGAGCTTTTCATCGCTTTTGTAACCAGCTCGTACAAACGTTACTTTATTTTCTTGATAAAAACGGGAAAGTTACCGCATGACTGTATCCTTCTAACTTTCCCCCTTCATCTGCTTCTTGTTTATTTTAGGGCAGCTCAGTATGCTTGTTCACTCGCTGTTTATTTACTTCGAAACAACTCTGACAGAAAGGACCTTGTGGCAAAACTTAAAAGTCTGGAAACCAGCTTGAGCGCTGGACGAAAATGTGAGTAACTGTTGAGGGAGTTAGGAGGCGTTCAGTGGCTGCGGTTAAATTGGATTTCAGTTTCAAATCCACTGTGGTTGTCCTAATTTATTGCATTGGTTTCTGTGAACATGGGTGGTTCTAAAAACTGTGATGAATTCAAAgagcttattttatttttgaccaTCAGACAGAAATACAGTTATTCAAACTAAACAAACGCATCATACATTTGGTTAACAAATGACTTGAATCTTGTCTCTCTGTTGAGTTTGTCTATGAGCACTGTATTTCTTCATCATCAAGGCCAGTAATTCTGCCAAGGAGTGcacaaatgaacatttttttcttttcttggcaAACTGTCTACTTAAAACTTAGACAGTGTTGTTCTGTAGCTGTCTCTTTATCTCTCTGTAAGCTGGGGTAAAATCTGCACCGACTGTTGCTGCAAATGACGGTAATTCTGATAAACGTACCACTCATAGATGTGCTTACTTTAGAATTCATGTGGAATTTGACAAATTTTGTACCTTGACATTTGGTAGCTTTAGTATGAATTAGGTAAAGACTGAAATGAAACAGGCTTTGCATGGAAATTAAGGATATGGCCGTGCCTTAGAGCAGCTTCTTTTGTTATGCCGCAGCTGAGCTGTGTTAAGGCCAAGGCCAAGATCTGTTTGTGCACCAACTAATGATCTCTTTAAGGAACTCTGCTGCCTCTAGGGCTGGCCTGcctgtctttgtgtttctggGTGAAGGGTCATTTATGACTCCCAATTTAAAATGTGATAACGTGTTGTGAAAGGTTCAAAAGTTTAAAATGAAGAGACTGGGGTGCATTGATGTTGTTCCAGTATGTAAACATAGATAGGCAAATAGTGAAAAGATGCTGTAGTTAATCCTCTGTGTACCTTAACTGTATTTCCATCTGTTGTGGGCTGCTATAATGAAGTGTTGACCTGCCATTTCATATTAAATTGATTACTGCTCTAATACCCTTTCATGTCCCCCTCCTTTGTCAGTGCTCAGGCTGGGAAATGCAGCAAATTCCATTGAGGCTGCTAAGCGAACCATGCAGCTCTCGGACCGAGTGCTGCGCCTGTGCCTTACTGTGGCCAACGTGAGCCGCACCCTCTACTTTATCTGTGACAATGTACTTTGGGCCAAAAGTGTCGGTCTTATCCGCAATATCGACAAGGAACGCTGGAGTTTAAACTCCTCCCGCTTCTACTTCTTCTCATTAGTTATGCATCTCAGCAGAGATGTTTATGCGGTTCTCCAGGTGATGACAAAGAGGTCAAGagataaaaactttaaacaGAGAATGGATCAGCATCTCACTGAGAATCCTGAAGTAGCTGAAGTTGTCGTCCCTCACCTGGATGGCTTTCTCTTTCTGCTTTTGGAAACCCTGAAATCACACCCGGACCTTGCCTTGGACTCTGTGAAAAACATCTGTGATCTCTTCATTCCCTTAGATAAGCTTGGTTTATACCAGTCAAATGGGGGAGTGATCGGATTCTGTGGTCTGATATCATCGCTGATTGGGATTGTCACCCTCGAACAGCCCAGGCTAAGGATTGCACCGTGATGACACGGGCAAAGTTAAATATTACAAAGCGATTACAGATCAAAGAGTTAATCACGTCAGGTGCGTTCAAGAGGTCGCTGGAACTGTAATGGTGGACagaggttaaaaacaaaaccagcacATTTTACAATCCCTGAGTCAGTAATAACTAATGGACTTGCACTTTTTTAGAATTACTGGATTTCTCTGTTTTGCACAATATCTGGAATTAATTTTGAAAGGGAGCAAATCGAGTCGATATAGAAACTTTGTCTATTTGTTGTACTTTAGAACATCCAATGACAGGTACTTTTGTATCCCAGTCTTGCACAACACCAGCTGTTTTACACTGTAGTAGAAAATAAGGGCTACTTAGTggttatgaaaaagaaaaaaacttactCTGTCACTTCTAAgttcactgtttttctttttctaaactctGCTTTGTACTTAAAATGAGGCAAAACTTGCAGCACCAGTTTCAGAGATTTGCTtcggtttttttcttttggcgtTGGCTGAACGTGAGTAATTTATAGGATGTATGTTACGAATAGAAGGTGGGTATGtttgaaaaatgaataaaactatGCAATAATGTTTGTATTATAGAGAGAGTCACCTTTTAAACATTCTAATAAGAACATATCTGTGAATTGAATACTCGAGACACAGAAACTCACCGGTCACTTTGTTAACTAGACGTGTTAAACTTCTCTTTAACGCAAATGTCTAACTCAATGCGTTTAGTTGTGTAGACGTGGTCAAGACGAACTGTACAAGTTGAAACTGACCATTagaatggagaagaaaggtGATCTAAGAGTGGCACTCTTTGATTCTGTCATAGCCTTGTGCTTCTATATCTGTAGTTCAGAGTCAAATACAGGAGTGATTAGCTCCAACAAAATGATGTGAAGTAAATATCCAATGATGCAGTTCTCTGGGGAAAATGCCATTTGGTGCCAGAGACGAGGGGGATGTCCAGATTGCATTGTGCTGATAGGATGGCAATgttaactcaaataaccacttgttaaaACCAAAAATCGTCTCTCCCAATGTACAACACAGACCCTTTAAGCATTtaagatgggctacagcagcagaaaaacacaccagGTGtaactcctgtcagctaagaacaagaAACTAAGGCTCCAGTTCACACAGACACAATACAATTGGGCAAAATTATTCTGGAAAACGCTGTGTTTGAGTCCAGATttgtcaattcaattcagttcaaggCCTTGAGGCACTTTATACTGCAGGGTAAAGACCCTAAATAACACAGAAGAAACACCAACAATCTGAACCATGAGCAAACACTTTAGTGACAATgggacataaaaaaaacaaaaccctttaacaggaagaaacctcaccTACCAGAAACCTGGGCACAAAGATGCCATGTGGAAGAGAACCAAGGATTAATAatataactaatgattaaatgtagagtggtgtataaatatatatatcaaacATTCAGATGCAGGGTCAGAGTTtgcataaataataaaaacacatggATTCATCCTGTATTAATGAGGCTGGTATGTAACCTACAACCACAGTGTACTCTGATGACTACTTGTAAAATAACATGCCAGGCCGCTCCGAAGGCAAAAGTACGTCTAACCCACtattctaaggagcttggaaagaaaagcgtctggacttttttaagtttcttgaagacgtttaaCCTGTAATCCGAGAAGCTtattcagttctaagagcaactggTGTACGCGTGGCACAGCAAAGAAGAGCCATCTCaacgggacaagactcagctgttcatctgcatctaaaggacaaacgTCACTCTTTCCTGGATGCCaattttcacattttggacagagaagacagatggtttgaaagaggagtgaaataagccatctatgtccactgtgaacggccatctttgaacagaggtggtgATTTacacaccaactgtctgccatctataatcctgttttgagatcccttcccagacgccttaacgcccactcacatcagtatatcacatgatagggtggggctaggtttcactaTGGGTTCATcagaaaccttggctgattgtgacctacacccgttttcacaccttggctcctGTGATTAGGTAGGGGATcaatagggcttaaaatctgggactctacaacagttgctcttagaactgaagaagcttctcggatgagaaatggaacgtcttcaagaaacttagagaagtccagacgcttttctttccaagctccttagactacaatgacctggatgactgcaACCTTCACAGAAATACGTCTAACCCAGTactgctttgtttttaaagcagacgctttaaaaactgttcaaaaatgGAGCAATACTGCCCTCTTGAGGAAGTATGACGCACTGTTGAATTGAAAAGaactttatttttcaatttCACCGAGacaatacacatttttcttGAAAGCTTTTCTCAAGAGGATGACATGATAACGCATCCACAAtcaaaaattgcaaaaatataTCCTGTTTCCCTTTCATCGTACTTGGGTTTTGCTGTGTAAAGAATGAACAAACTATGCAGAGATGAATtcaataaaagaacaaacacaacataataaatacatttgctcTCCTAGCTAGATCAAATGCAGTGATttctaaaagaagaagaagaagacgaaaaAAGGGTCATTTCACATTTTatcatggcttttttttttttttaccaatacCAAATAATATGTGGAAGTGGGTTGCCAGGTTGGAatcaaaaccaaaacataaaagTCCAGGCTGTTCTTTCAAATGCACATGTGAGCAAATATCAAGCAGCTTCTATAATTTTGGAAAAATCCAGCTTGTCCTAACTGGAATAGTTACGCATTTCAAAAGGCATCTGAGATTaactttatcaaaaaaaaagatgaaaaaagcactttgaaaGTGGCACAGTgttaaactacaaatttataaATACTGCAGCCCCAAGTGTCCTTTTTCCAGAATACCGATGATGGTTATATGTAGAATCACTCTGCTCTTTGAATGAAAGGCACCTTTAGTAGTTAGCTACTGTGACAGTACAAAAAACAGACAGCACTTGAAAAgcaccttaaaaaaaatcaaaggtgtGGTTtgccaaaaacacatttaaataaatggaaCATTTATCTTCATGATACTGTGATTTTGCCCAGGAAGTTTCACCTCTTTTACGGTTTATTTGATCATTGTAAAAGGTTCTTATTTGTAAGTGTGAAGCCCTTCATTTAATAGAAATAGTTAAATTGCGACTTTAAACTCTCGTGATCTAGCTGGTGCTCCATCCTGCCAACAGTAGAAACATTTTAGTACCTTTCTTGTGCcaaatacaaataaactgttttgtatttttaagagCCTCTTGTGTTTTATTACCACTGAAGCATCTGCTGCTTTTTTCTAGTACCAGCACAAATGCTACGGGTGTTTATCGCGTATTTGCTCGGTTGCTCAAACCAGTAAATCTTAAAGAGATCTGGTCCTGAGAAGATAACCAACCAGGCACATTAACTAAATGATCCCTTTTCTGTGTACTGGGGCTTAAGGAATCTAGTTCTGGTAATACTGAATGTTCAAAGCTGGTGCTTCCTGGGCTTACAATTTTCCCCTTCCCCAATCATCAGTGCAGATAAATGTATCTTTCTTGGAAACTTTCATATGTGCCGAGACAGAGGAAATGTTACTAGTCTAAAATCCTTCAAATATATCAGAGTACTGAatgaattaaaaagaaacaaaaaagtgatGATTGCAAAATAGCAAAAAGACCCCACCGTCTATTTGCACTGACAGAATCAAGAGGACCTTGGTTTTGCAATGATTTCTGCAAATATTCCTCCTGATAGTGGTGCTTGCTAGGATTGGACGTGATTATCTGACAGATAACGAAACGACAAATGAagctaaaaatacaaaaacaacacagataAGACAACTGCTGCACAACACCTATCCAGTAACTGAGCTATCCTTCAAACtaaaaagacatttacagaaacagtctgagctggTTAAGCAGAGACAATTTCAGAACTGGGGTACCAGGATTGTGGAAATGTCAGACATAATGTACATGTCAAGGCAAATATTGGCTTCATTCTATCATTTTTAGCCACCTTTAAGACAACTGTTGTTAGTATAGCTACACTGATGCAAATGTCCAGAGAATACTGAAATCTGATCTGCTTATTTGCACTTTAGGCTAATTCGGGTGAAATAAAATGGCAGGTGGTGGTTAAatgaaaacatctaaaagtCTCGCCAGCAGCCACTAGAGGTCAGTCTGCTCCTTACACGCAGCCGAACCAGAGTGGTTTGAACTTAGTGAGCGACCTACAGTGCCATACTCCCTGTGGGGCTAACAATTACACAGTAAAATTTATAAAGGCTTTGCTGTCGCATTCAGCAGAATAATATCAAAATGTAACACCCACTCAAGTAAATTATGCTCTcaccccatttttttttttaaataaccaagGTGTAAACACAGCATGCTCATGTATGTCAGTAAACCTGTCACAAAATAAATTGGGAGAGATTTCTGAAtcaatagttgtttttttcctcactaGACACTAAAAGGCAGTTCTTGGTACTGTAGGCTACATGTGGGTGAAAGTGACAGAAACTGTGCACAAGCACTTTCTCGAAAAACCAACGTTATAGCACTGCGAGGAGTCGTTTTGTGGCATTTCAACATTTCTCAGAAATGAAACAGTACGCTAGCAGAAAGCTACAGGACAAAATCCATCATTGAAAAAGCCTAAAGAAGCAGATTTTAAAGAGAAATCGACTTTTCAGGGTCTCAATCCTGCAGAAAAGGTgtcttgtgttgttgttgtctcgTCGTaatgaaatataaattaatTAGTAAATTATGATCTAGtctaaagagagaaactgttcATGGCACGGTCCTATCGCTGTCAATATGGGATCTGATCATTGACTGATCAATCATCATTTGACTTTCTATCAGCAAAAAGCGCATAAATTTctctatttttaaatataaagactTTAGTAGCATTTGTTTCCCCTCTAGGACTGATTGTACCATCACTTTTAATACTTAAAAATCAAcactttttttaaggtttttttttagttcagaTGGGATAAAGGAGAATTTTTAGGCTGGAATGATCACACCCATTGGCTTTCACCGTGTCACGTTTTACAGCAGAAAGAATCCAGCGGCAATCACAGCTGTAAACCAGATGGTGTCGAAGGGTAACATCGGATCATGAGTCCGTGGTCTCGGCCCgctttttgggaaaaaaaagaaaaagaataaaagaaccTCGCTCCTCGATTACATCAAGACCAAGGAGTAAAGTGAATAGTGTCTCAGCGGCTTCAGGACCCATCCGGGCAGTCTTTGGGTCCGTTAGGAGTCTTTTGGTCCAGTCGTATTACACCCTGCCGAAGGGCCGAGGCCGATCACTACGAGAGTCCCTGCGCTCTGTCGTATTCTGTGATCAGGCCTTTGATATGCGACAGTTTCTTATGGAGGTACTCGCATCGCTTTTTCTCTTCCCGATACCCAGGAAACTtctgaaagaaagaggaagagagtcCAGTTAGATGTTGTTGGCTTCAACCTGATTTTATGAGAAGATGCTTATCTTTGCTTATCTCTGATTATCAGTAGataaagaatttttaaaaagagccaTCGATGCATatcagcaataaaaaaaaggaatggTTTGATATGAAGATAACGTGGCTAACATATCTTAGATGATGTCTTGAGATAACTCTTTTAAAACCAGAATATGTTTTT
The Maylandia zebra isolate NMK-2024a linkage group LG7, Mzebra_GT3a, whole genome shotgun sequence DNA segment above includes these coding regions:
- the pex11a gene encoding peroxisomal membrane protein 11A, with the translated sequence MDPFVKFTSQSQGRDRIFRAAQYACSLAVYLLRNNSDRKDLVAKLKSLETSLSAGRKLLRLGNAANSIEAAKRTMQLSDRVLRLCLTVANVSRTLYFICDNVLWAKSVGLIRNIDKERWSLNSSRFYFFSLVMHLSRDVYAVLQVMTKRSRDKNFKQRMDQHLTENPEVAEVVVPHLDGFLFLLLETLKSHPDLALDSVKNICDLFIPLDKLGLYQSNGGVIGFCGLISSLIGIVTLEQPRLRIAP